One window of Botrimarina mediterranea genomic DNA carries:
- a CDS encoding conjugative transfer relaxase/helicase family protein, producing MQFHQNVKGGYVRGERYRVESGEQGQPVLAPLRGGPKKPLPHGAPERFEVYREERLGLAVGDRVRFCLGGTALDGKRRISNGRIDEVAGFDRAGNVRLKSGLVVAKDYGHLDYGFVITSQTAQGKDAPKAIAAMGAQSLPAINAKQLYVTASRGKEDVTLYVDDKAAVRRAIHSAGRQLSATEMVKEQRASPQQAPSRQAHPRRPAPKTIGHATWREAVIDRARQWWRRRGSSVVRGAAKRAGFRPPATGHQPTPQLGRI from the coding sequence GTGCAGTTCCACCAGAACGTGAAGGGGGGCTACGTCCGCGGGGAGCGGTACCGTGTCGAGTCGGGCGAGCAGGGGCAGCCGGTGCTCGCCCCGCTCCGTGGCGGACCGAAGAAGCCCCTCCCACACGGCGCGCCGGAGCGCTTCGAGGTCTACCGCGAGGAGCGGCTCGGCCTAGCGGTTGGCGACCGGGTCCGCTTCTGCCTCGGCGGGACCGCCCTCGACGGCAAGCGACGCATCAGCAACGGACGTATCGACGAGGTCGCCGGCTTCGACCGGGCGGGGAACGTCCGCCTCAAGAGCGGGTTGGTAGTCGCCAAGGACTACGGCCACCTCGACTACGGCTTCGTCATCACCAGCCAAACCGCCCAGGGCAAGGACGCCCCCAAGGCGATCGCCGCGATGGGCGCGCAGTCGCTGCCCGCGATCAACGCCAAGCAGCTCTACGTCACCGCCTCCCGCGGCAAAGAAGACGTCACGCTCTACGTCGACGACAAGGCGGCGGTGCGGCGGGCGATCCACAGCGCGGGCCGGCAGCTCTCGGCCACCGAGATGGTTAAGGAGCAACGAGCAAGCCCGCAACAGGCGCCTTCGCGGCAGGCCCATCCGCGACGCCCCGCCCCGAAGACCATCGGCCACGCGACGTGGCGAGAGGCGGTCATCGACCGGGCGCGGCAGTGGTGGCGGCGGCGCGGGTCGTCCGTCGTGCGCGGGGCCGCCAAGCGAGCGGGCTTCCGACCGCCCGCCACGGGCCACCAGCCAACACCACAACTAGGGAGGATTTAA
- a CDS encoding alpha-L-fucosidase, translated as MRNPIWAVTLALASCMTHQTVEAGPPEPYRSETDLHTLQQRFVDLRFGMFIHYNMATYQDREWGDPKGPTEAFDPTRLDTDQWAEAARSAGMTYGCLTTKHHDGFCLWPTESGGDSVRDTPKKIDIVRAYVDSFRAKGLRVGLYYSILDLRGDIRHHNVEPADIERIKFELTELLTDYGPIDFLIFDGWDAPWSRITYEEVPFDDIYRHIKRLQPDCLVAELNAGVYPSSALYYSDIKAYEQNAGQNVPTDSRLPALSCVTLSDGWFWKSWDNKAELKSAEQVVDEWLLPLNARFCNLICNAAPNSEGRLSPNLISRLKEIGERIASKGDLPPMPRATHVPVITAKNLATGRPIRASDSPDTMGPDLANDGSFGSTWYPPSGQTDGWIEVDLAPKSEFNRVVFVEPVGRWDDYAQSRIESYKIEGLKGGEWTEVAAGNSSDTVRIATLTRRQADRVRVSIKNKSNRNSAHISEIGIYDEPGP; from the coding sequence ATGCGCAATCCGATTTGGGCTGTGACGCTGGCCTTGGCAAGCTGCATGACGCATCAAACCGTGGAAGCCGGCCCACCGGAGCCGTACCGATCCGAGACTGATTTGCATACGCTGCAGCAGCGGTTTGTCGACCTGAGGTTCGGCATGTTCATCCACTACAACATGGCGACCTATCAAGACCGCGAATGGGGCGATCCCAAGGGACCAACCGAGGCCTTTGATCCCACAAGGCTCGACACCGATCAGTGGGCCGAGGCGGCGCGCTCCGCAGGCATGACCTATGGATGCCTGACAACCAAACACCACGACGGTTTCTGCCTCTGGCCGACAGAGTCGGGCGGTGACAGCGTTCGTGACACGCCAAAGAAGATCGACATCGTCCGTGCCTATGTCGATTCGTTCCGCGCAAAGGGCCTGCGTGTCGGACTGTATTACTCCATTCTCGATCTGAGGGGTGATATTCGTCACCACAACGTCGAACCGGCCGACATCGAACGCATCAAGTTCGAGCTGACCGAACTCCTCACCGACTACGGTCCGATTGACTTCTTAATCTTCGACGGGTGGGACGCTCCATGGAGTCGAATTACCTACGAGGAAGTCCCCTTCGACGACATCTACAGGCACATCAAGCGACTTCAACCCGACTGTCTCGTCGCCGAACTCAATGCCGGAGTCTATCCCTCATCAGCTCTCTACTACAGCGATATCAAAGCCTACGAACAGAACGCAGGACAGAATGTCCCGACGGACAGCCGCCTGCCGGCGCTTTCGTGCGTCACACTCAGCGACGGCTGGTTCTGGAAATCGTGGGACAACAAGGCCGAATTGAAGTCAGCCGAACAAGTCGTTGACGAGTGGCTTCTGCCGCTGAACGCACGGTTCTGCAATTTGATCTGCAACGCTGCGCCGAACTCCGAAGGTCGACTTTCACCGAATCTCATCTCGCGTTTGAAGGAGATCGGCGAACGCATCGCGTCCAAGGGCGATCTGCCACCGATGCCGCGCGCCACCCACGTGCCCGTGATTACGGCGAAGAATCTAGCGACCGGACGACCCATCCGCGCCAGCGACTCCCCCGACACAATGGGCCCCGATCTCGCCAATGACGGTTCGTTCGGCAGCACTTGGTATCCCCCCAGCGGCCAGACCGACGGCTGGATCGAGGTCGATCTGGCGCCAAAGTCTGAATTCAATCGGGTCGTGTTCGTTGAGCCCGTAGGGCGATGGGACGACTATGCGCAAAGTCGTATCGAGAGTTACAAGATCGAAGGCCTTAAGGGAGGTGAGTGGACAGAAGTCGCCGCAGGAAATTCGTCGGACACCGTCCGAATCGCCACCCTCACCCGTAGGCAGGCCGACCGCGTGCGCGTGTCAATCAAGAACAAGTCCAATCGCAACTCGGCACATATCTCAGAGATCGGCATCTACGATGAGCCGGGTCCGTAG